In the genome of Cynocephalus volans isolate mCynVol1 chromosome 10, mCynVol1.pri, whole genome shotgun sequence, the window GCAGCCGATGGGTTGTGTTAAGAGTCTGCAGCAAGGGGGTGACGCCCGTCTGGTCTACCACCCAGGGTGGTGGAATCAAGTGAGCTCATTAGGAAAAGCGTCGTAATTTCCCCAGTCTGGGGAGACCCGTCGAATCGCCACCCCTTTGAGGTCAAGCCCAAGCTGCCCAATATCCCCTAGCATCCGCTAATACTAAGCACTTGTCCTGCCCTGGGTGGAGGACAGAGGAAGACACCGCCTCGCCGTGCAGCACCATTGCTGAGGCCCCCGTTACACCGGGCCTCCTTAGGCCAGCTCCAAGTTCCCGACGCGGCGTGCAGCTCACCCCCAGCCAGCCAGACACGGGTCCCCACTACGCTCCATTTGTCCAGTTCTCCCTCCAGGGGCGGAGTTCCCTTCCCAGTcccgcccctgcccccagcccagggAGGAGGGGCCGGAGTCTGGGACCTAAAACCCGGCGGGGCCGCGTCCGTGCGCCCCTCTCCGCCCGCCCGCCCTGCGTGGAGCTTCTCCCCGCGCGCCCCGCTAGTCGGTTCCGTCCACCAGCTCGCACAGCATGTTCTCCAGAGCCGTGATGCGCCGGTCCTGGGCCTGCACCTGCTCACGAAGGGCCTTGATCTCCTCCAGCAGCGTCTCCAGGGTGTGCTGCTGCTGGGACGCAGAGGACAGAAGGGGCCGCGTGGGACAGGGAGTGGCACGGGGATGTGTGGACTGGGTGGGGCGGGGCCGGATCTTACCGACAAGCTGGCGTCGCTGGCCGACTGGCTGTGGCGGGACCCGGCGGGTGGGCGCACGTCCAGGATGTTGCGCTTAGTGACCCGGAGCTCGCGGTGCTTGGGCGGAACGTAACCGTCCCTCAGAGAAATGAGCACAGGTTCAGCGTCCTGGCCAGATAGCCATTCGTCGGCTTCTAGGGCCGGCTCCGGACCCGGCGTGTCCGGGTATAGATCATCCTGGAACAGGTCTGACTGCGGGAGTGAGTGGAAAGGCCGACACGTGTGAGCGGGGCGCCAGGCCTGCTGCGCTCCCTTCCTCCTCggagccctgcccagcccctctCCCGATCCCTCACCTTGCGGGGCACAGTCATGATGATGGGTTCACACTTTCTTTCGTGCAACTTGTAGAACCTATAAAGGAGTGGGGTTCAGCACCCCCGCAGACTCCCACCCCCTTAACTTCTGTCTGGGACCAAGGGGTTGGAAACCAACACTTGCTGAGCGCCTGCCCGTGCGCATTGCACTTTAAACACATCTTTTGTTCTGTGGTAAAACACCTCTGATGAGATGtttatcattttacaaatgaggaaactgaagttcagagaatgTCAGGTTAGTGAGCGCTGAGGCTGGCCCTGAAACAGAACTGTATGATCCCCCTCCCGCCCTCCTTTTCCTAAGCATTGCACTATTGGCTGAGGCCCGACATGAGTTGGGGACAGAGACAGGCGTGTGGGAGGGGCCCAGGCTGCTGACCGGGCGATCTCGCACTTGCTGACATCCAGCCCCCGCTTGGGCATGAAACCCATGCCCCGCTGCGGCTCTTTGCTACTGAACGTGTTCAGGTAGTGAACGAAGGGTGGTTCGTCGGTAATCTCGAAGTACCGAATGCTGCTGTCGCCCTGCAAAACCAGTCGGTTCAGAGGCGCGCCCGGGCAGGGCCCTCCACAACCAGCCCTCTATTCTACCCGCCCGGTCGCGAGCACCTTGCCACACAGATAGACGATGCCGGAGTCGGGATCATAGAAGGGCAGTAGGACGCCGTTGCTTGTGTCCATCTCCTGCAGTGCCACTGGCTCCTCGAAGTTGTTCTGTCCGAGCACAAGAGGCGTGACCAGTCCTGTCGCGCTCTCCTGTGCTTCTTTGGGACCCCCAGAAGCTCCTTTACGTTTCTTGCCTGCTCCAAACCTCTGGTGACCAGAGCTGCAAGACCCTCCCCTGGACACACCACTCCTCCCTCCCCGCACATGTACCCCCTGCACCGCCGCATGCAGTCACAGCAAACCACCCCCAGGGACTCGGCATCACCAGGTAGGGGCACCAGCGCAGGCTCCTTCAGGCGACGCAGCAAAACTGGGCAGAGGGGTTGCTGTGGAGATGGCAGGCGCTGCAGAGGTGGCAGCAGCCTCCAGCCCTGTCTGGGTGGGCATGCCATGCGGGTGGGGGGCGCCTGGCCCCTCTCCCGTGATGCCAGTCCCCGGGGCACACACCCCAAGCCTCCAGCTGCGTTACCGGGTCCCACAGGCCCAGCTCTCGCTGGCTCATGCGGGTGAAGCCGGTGGTGAAGATATGACCCTGGCGCGTGAAGACGGCCCGCATGGGCCTCATCCCCTCGTGGGCCGCAAACCtctcctggggggaggggggagacagGGAGGGGCATCACCAGCTGCCTGTCCTGGAGACCATGGACGGCCAAACGACCAGCTTGCcgacttgggggtggggggtgcagaggCAGGGGAGAGACAAAGGGGGCCTAAGAATTCAGCTTCCTGGGGGCCACGACTGGCCCCTGGCCTGGAGACAGCAGGAATTGCGCGGCTCTCAGCAGATCCCGAACCAATAAGCGCCCTCAAAGGCTAATCCCTAGAGCAGGGGATGTCTGCTGGCTCCCCGAGGTCGCAGCGAGGCTTTTCCCGCTCAGGCCACGGCCCGGGAGTGCGCTCCTGGCTGAGCCAGCGAgggagcgagcgagcgagcgcgCCCGGCACGGCCTGGCCTACCGGGTCCCAGAGCGCGAGTTGCCGCTCACTCATCCTGCTGAAGCCGGTGCTGAGCAGCTTCTCGTCTCCGGTGAAGACGGCCCGCAGCGGGCGGGCGCCCTCATGAGGCCGGACTCGTTCCTGCTCGCGGGGTTAGTGGGTTAGAGCgtccgcccccgcccccgcccccggccgCGCGTGCTCCACGCACACGTGCACGCGCCCTGCGCACCCCGCGCACGATAGAGGCTGGTGAGGCGATGGCCGCCGCCCTGGGACAAGCAACGCGCGAGGGTTGCCCCCATTCCCCGCCCAGTGTTATCAAAAAGGGCGGGTAGGGGCCAGCCCTTGAGCCAGTGTCAGGCCCCAGATCCTAGAAGATGGCGCTGGGTGCCGGCTGAGAGGAGAGGGGTCCGGGAGCTCAGGTTTCATGCAGGTTCTGGTGGG includes:
- the CORO6 gene encoding coronin-6 isoform X1, which codes for MSRRVVRQSKFRHVFGQAAKADQAYEDIRVSRVTWDSSFCAVNPKFLAIIMEAGGGGAFIVLPLAKTGRVDKNYPLVTGHTAPVLDIDWCPHNDNVIASASDDTTIMVWQIPDYTPMRNITEPIITLEGHSKRVGILSWHPTARNVLLSAGGDNVIIIWNVGTGEVLLSLDDMHPDVIHSVCWNSNGSLLATTCKDKTLRIIDPRKSQVVAERFAAHEGMRPMRAVFTRQGHIFTTGFTRMSQRELGLWDPNNFEEPVALQEMDTSNGVLLPFYDPDSGIVYLCGKGDSSIRYFEITDEPPFVHYLNTFSSKEPQRGMGFMPKRGLDVSKCEIARFYKLHERKCEPIIMTVPRKSDLFQDDLYPDTPGPEPALEADEWLSGQDAEPVLISLRDGYVPPKHRELRVTKRNILDVRPPAGSRHSQSASDASLSQQHTLETLLEEIKALREQVQAQDRRITALENMLCELVDGTD
- the CORO6 gene encoding coronin-6 isoform X2, with protein sequence MSRRVVRQSKFRHVFGQAAKADQAYEDIRVSRVTWDSSFCAVNPKFLAIIMEAGGGGAFIVLPLAKTGRVDKNYPLVTGHTAPVLDIDWCPHNDNVIASASDDTTIMVWQIPDYTPMRNITEPIITLEGHSKRVGILSWHPTARNVLLSAGGDNVIIIWNVGTGEVLLSLDDMHPDVIHSVCWNSNGSLLATTCKDKTLRIIDPRKSQVVAERFAAHEGMRPMRAVFTRQGHIFTTGFTRMSQRELGLWDPNNFEEPVALQEMDTSNGVLLPFYDPDSGIVYLCGKGDSSIRYFEITDEPPFVHYLNTFSSKEPQRGMGFMPKRGLDVSKCEIARFYKLHERKCEPIIMTVPRKSDLFQDDLYPDTPGPEPALEADEWLSGQDAEPVLISLRDGYVPPKHRELRVTKRNILDVRPPAGSRHSQSASDASLSQHTLETLLEEIKALREQVQAQDRRITALENMLCELVDGTD